One window from the genome of Gimesia aquarii encodes:
- a CDS encoding 5' nucleotidase, NT5C type: MAVRHILLDMDGVIADFMGSILELHGQEHLADNWPEGEADYAGVVGMTKDEFWKPVDALGGQFWKNFPPYPWLKELLAVLRATAPFTISTSPSRSAACASAKVEWLRHHFDEPHFMDFMIGTQKYLLAKPDVVLVDDQHKNIDLFREHGGQAILFPQPWNANFAIKDKISYLKSELQKLV, translated from the coding sequence ATGGCTGTGCGACATATTTTATTAGACATGGATGGGGTGATCGCCGATTTTATGGGTTCGATCCTGGAGCTACATGGTCAGGAACATTTGGCCGATAATTGGCCCGAGGGAGAAGCTGATTATGCAGGTGTTGTGGGTATGACGAAAGATGAATTCTGGAAACCCGTCGATGCTTTGGGAGGGCAATTTTGGAAAAATTTTCCTCCTTACCCCTGGCTCAAAGAGTTACTGGCTGTGCTGAGAGCAACGGCTCCGTTTACCATCAGTACTTCACCAAGTCGTAGTGCAGCTTGTGCTTCAGCCAAAGTCGAATGGTTGCGACATCATTTCGATGAGCCACACTTCATGGATTTTATGATTGGTACGCAAAAGTACCTTCTGGCAAAACCAGATGTAGTGCTCGTGGACGATCAGCATAAAAATATCGATCTGTTTCGTGAGCATGGTGGTCAGGCAATTCTTTTCCCACAGCCTTGGAATGCGAATTTCGCGATCAAGGATAAGATCAGTTACCTCAAATCAGAGCTTCAGAAGCTGGTTTGA
- a CDS encoding Rieske 2Fe-2S domain-containing protein produces the protein MTNWIPLGSASEISPGNRKVYALKGTEIAVFHVANKGQPGEFYAIHDCCPHQGASLVEGEGTGTEIACPLHDWTFDVASGECHDFPEFPLTRYELKVENDNILIEASAFEELDIQDHLFLVRYGAMGWIDHFSAEEDAAFSHRDRIILKTSRGEEIGEILSKAINQDNSITPAGSILRMFTPTDQQKLLQQEDITTHVLQDCQSLIQERGMPTEIIDCEQLFDQQTVVLYYLGNRMPALEILAQELNANYAWRIVFHPVDEAPAPSGCSSGGCGCDQK, from the coding sequence ATGACTAACTGGATTCCACTGGGAAGTGCATCAGAAATTTCTCCAGGCAATCGTAAAGTATATGCGCTTAAGGGAACTGAGATCGCAGTTTTCCATGTCGCCAATAAAGGGCAGCCAGGGGAATTCTACGCCATTCATGACTGTTGTCCACACCAGGGAGCTTCTCTGGTCGAAGGAGAGGGCACGGGAACGGAAATCGCTTGTCCGCTCCATGACTGGACTTTTGATGTTGCTTCGGGAGAGTGCCATGACTTTCCAGAGTTTCCTTTGACTCGCTATGAACTCAAAGTAGAAAACGACAACATTCTGATCGAGGCATCCGCATTTGAAGAACTAGACATTCAAGATCATCTTTTCCTGGTACGATATGGAGCGATGGGCTGGATTGATCACTTCTCGGCAGAAGAAGATGCCGCTTTTTCACACCGTGATCGTATTATTTTAAAAACAAGTCGAGGTGAAGAAATCGGAGAGATTCTTTCGAAGGCCATCAATCAGGATAACTCGATCACTCCTGCCGGGTCGATTCTGCGCATGTTTACTCCTACAGACCAGCAAAAGTTATTACAGCAGGAAGATATTACAACGCACGTCTTACAAGATTGTCAAAGTTTGATACAAGAACGCGGAATGCCCACCGAAATCATAGACTGCGAGCAATTATTTGATCAACAAACGGTCGTATTGTACTATCTGGGGAATCGTATGCCTGCTTTAGAAATACTCGCTCAAGAGCTTAATGCCAATTATGCCTGGCGGATTGTATTCCATCCCGTTGACGAAGCCCCCGCACCGTCGGGCTGTTCAAGTGGCGGTTGTGGCTGCGATCAAAAATGA
- a CDS encoding dipeptidase, whose product MKNPVNRRSFLGTSLGIAATSLGAAKTSNLTAAEKEVTATKTPVKPKPIQNETILHARKVALEILKPTPKQLEHGLKLHADSLVFDAYGFAPRAAVDGDQLAAAIKKHASSAELKDLREDMSMTRCVTDPAEQREFKEAFDAAGVTCVFQNAGEEGQDPLRLIKRLARFTYTTDMLSDFVSKAVTPDDILQAKQDGRHCLYLTGNGVPLTQQWVTTTDEMKYMRIFYQLGIRMMHMTYNRRNMLGDGCAEPANAGLSDFGREVAAEMNRLGIIPDVAHSGWQTSLETAQVSKRPVVASHTTCNTLHHHIRSKPDNVIKAIADTGGLIGICCIPRYLGGKGDISALLDQIDYVVKKFGIDHVAIGTDVSYTSRNSALENKKIPRTPRSRKPWRSLWPADPFVETPEMRTSIAWTNWPLFTVGLVQRGYSDTDVQKIIGGNILRVCQQSFS is encoded by the coding sequence ATGAAAAACCCCGTTAACCGCCGTTCGTTCCTGGGTACTTCACTCGGTATCGCCGCCACGAGTCTGGGCGCAGCGAAGACATCTAATCTAACCGCGGCAGAAAAAGAAGTAACTGCGACAAAGACACCAGTGAAACCCAAACCCATTCAAAATGAAACCATTCTCCATGCACGAAAAGTCGCATTGGAGATATTGAAACCGACACCAAAGCAATTGGAACATGGGCTAAAACTACATGCGGATTCACTAGTATTCGACGCTTACGGATTTGCACCGCGGGCCGCCGTTGATGGCGATCAGTTAGCTGCGGCGATTAAAAAACATGCTTCATCAGCTGAGCTCAAGGATTTAAGAGAAGACATGTCAATGACGCGCTGCGTGACCGACCCAGCAGAGCAACGGGAATTCAAAGAGGCATTCGACGCGGCCGGAGTAACCTGTGTCTTCCAAAATGCTGGCGAAGAAGGGCAGGACCCCTTGCGACTCATCAAACGACTGGCTCGGTTCACTTATACAACAGACATGCTATCCGATTTTGTTTCCAAGGCAGTCACCCCAGATGACATTTTGCAGGCGAAACAAGACGGACGTCATTGTTTATATCTGACAGGCAATGGTGTTCCTTTAACTCAGCAATGGGTAACAACCACCGATGAAATGAAATATATGCGAATCTTTTATCAGTTGGGAATTCGCATGATGCACATGACTTACAATCGCCGTAATATGCTCGGCGATGGCTGTGCAGAACCCGCTAACGCCGGTTTGAGTGACTTTGGTCGGGAAGTGGCCGCTGAAATGAACCGGTTGGGAATTATTCCGGATGTCGCACACTCCGGCTGGCAAACGAGCCTGGAAACAGCTCAGGTCTCAAAGCGGCCCGTTGTCGCCAGTCACACTACCTGTAATACGCTGCACCACCATATTCGCAGCAAACCGGATAATGTCATTAAAGCCATCGCTGATACGGGAGGATTAATTGGAATCTGTTGTATTCCCCGTTATCTGGGTGGGAAGGGAGATATCAGTGCGTTACTGGATCAGATCGATTATGTTGTGAAAAAGTTTGGTATCGACCATGTGGCAATCGGGACCGATGTTTCATACACATCGCGCAACAGTGCTTTGGAAAACAAAAAAATACCCCGCACACCACGCTCTCGAAAACCATGGCGAAGTTTATGGCCTGCGGATCCGTTTGTAGAAACCCCTGAAATGCGAACCAGCATCGCCTGGACGAACTGGCCTCTGTTTACTGTAGGTCTCGTGCAGCGGGGCTACTCCGATACCGACGTACAAAAAATCATCGGCGGCAATATCCTGAGAGTTTGCCAGCAGTCATTTTCCTGA
- a CDS encoding NAD-dependent epimerase/dehydratase family protein has protein sequence MRVLITGAAGYVGRYFARHWQTNDELILGDIHPDRNDSRFIPLDITDSKQTRAALQGIDAVVHLAKQADEGPMEGDELNGKRFDVNVKGTFSLLEAARDADVKRFVFTSSIMTVQGYQAPQQVESDAEPRPVGSYALTKQLCEVMCAHYAREYGMSIVCLRIPKPIDLEHPLWITHPLRPQWVPFPDLMQAYQKSLRAPIDGCEVITIVGESSKRRWDLKKAQEILGYQPTMLPEELGFQLGSEDEPIPDESAYS, from the coding sequence ATGAGAGTGTTAATCACAGGCGCCGCTGGTTATGTTGGTAGATATTTCGCGCGCCACTGGCAGACTAATGACGAACTGATTCTGGGAGACATTCATCCCGACCGAAATGATTCCCGATTTATTCCACTGGATATTACTGACTCCAAACAAACGCGTGCTGCGTTACAGGGCATTGATGCTGTCGTCCATTTGGCAAAACAGGCAGATGAAGGCCCGATGGAAGGTGATGAACTCAATGGAAAACGGTTTGATGTCAATGTAAAAGGGACGTTCAGTCTATTGGAAGCCGCACGTGACGCCGATGTGAAACGATTCGTTTTTACGAGCAGCATTATGACCGTTCAAGGCTATCAGGCTCCACAGCAGGTTGAATCTGACGCCGAACCGCGACCTGTAGGATCGTATGCACTCACAAAACAACTTTGTGAAGTCATGTGTGCCCATTATGCGCGTGAATATGGAATGTCTATTGTCTGCCTGCGAATTCCTAAACCGATTGACCTCGAACACCCTCTCTGGATAACACACCCACTCCGACCACAGTGGGTTCCATTCCCCGACCTGATGCAGGCGTACCAGAAATCACTGAGAGCACCAATTGATGGTTGCGAAGTTATCACGATCGTGGGAGAGAGTTCGAAACGTCGCTGGGATCTAAAAAAAGCACAGGAAATACTGGGGTATCAACCCACTATGCTTCCCGAAGAATTGGGATTTCAATTAGGCAGCGAGGATGAACCCATTCCTGACGAATCAGCTTATTCCTAA
- a CDS encoding leucine-rich repeat domain-containing protein, with amino-acid sequence MSKAATDSEEEVPQESTLETDIKALKEISANLKMDYNGNISQVSFSGSKLVDAGLVYLGRLTKLRKLDLSGSKVTDEGMVHIKPLKSLREITLHGIPVSDVGLAEFKKLTNLEVLNLSRTKITDVGLKHLKGLENLKELFLTGLEITDEGLAHISGLKSLETLGLSETQITDEALAHIKGLKKLRVLLLRDTHISDDGLKHIKGLTRLQRLWLRNTEVTDAGMKYLIKMKDMEWLELNDTEVSNAGITELKALENIVDMNLRNTGVTDKCIPSLKKMKNLSTLYIDGTEITEEGVAKLEKGLPYCRIER; translated from the coding sequence ATGAGTAAAGCTGCCACGGATTCAGAGGAAGAAGTTCCCCAGGAATCGACGTTGGAAACCGATATCAAAGCGCTAAAGGAAATTAGTGCTAATTTGAAAATGGACTATAACGGTAATATCTCGCAAGTGTCATTTTCAGGTTCGAAGTTAGTGGATGCCGGGTTAGTCTATCTCGGTCGCCTGACAAAATTGAGAAAATTGGATCTTTCAGGCTCAAAAGTGACTGATGAGGGGATGGTTCATATCAAACCCTTGAAGAGCTTGCGCGAAATTACACTACACGGGATCCCGGTTTCTGATGTGGGCTTGGCAGAGTTCAAAAAATTGACCAACCTGGAAGTTCTCAATCTTTCACGTACCAAGATCACTGATGTTGGGTTAAAGCACTTGAAAGGTTTAGAAAATCTAAAAGAACTTTTTCTGACAGGCCTGGAAATAACTGATGAGGGGCTTGCTCACATTTCCGGTTTGAAGAGTCTGGAAACACTCGGATTATCTGAAACACAGATCACTGATGAAGCGCTGGCCCACATCAAGGGGCTGAAAAAACTACGAGTCCTTTTATTGCGTGATACACATATTTCTGATGATGGGTTAAAACACATTAAGGGACTGACTCGCTTGCAGCGATTATGGTTGCGGAATACGGAAGTGACAGACGCCGGTATGAAGTATCTGATAAAAATGAAAGATATGGAATGGCTGGAACTGAATGATACCGAGGTTAGCAATGCGGGAATCACGGAGCTTAAGGCTCTTGAGAACATCGTGGATATGAATCTGCGAAATACCGGTGTGACGGATAAGTGCATCCCTTCTCTCAAAAAGATGAAAAATCTCAGTACGCTTTACATTGATGGGACTGAAATCACAGAAGAGGGTGTTGCCAAACTCGAAAAAGGGCTTCCGTATTGCCGTATCGAGAGATAA
- a CDS encoding alpha/beta hydrolase family protein, with protein MRFLSSLCLVSLFISFPSLVSAQTLEFPEVLPGTTNLKLTMPLDEHMVAGIDRYALKALAMSPELRPQKWNYDFGSHAAYIESIKENRKRFKTIIGVVDPRVAGPGFELLTTTENQSVIAECPQFKVHVVEWQVLEGMTAAGLLLQPTGQIKARVVALPDADWTPEMFIGLKPGVPESAQIPLKLAASGVQVLIPTLISRESGFSGHPKVFFTNQPHREYIYRMAFEMGRHIIGYEVQKVMAAVDQFERLNKKDQRILPIGVVGVGEGGLLALFSGASDHRINSTWVAGYFQRREDVWQEPIYRNVWSQLTEFGDAEIASMIALRTCVIEACSVPTVDGPPRAKSGRRASAAPGVIKVAAPESVRAEYQRVAPVFDQLGLKENLSLVLNGDGTNPAGSDKARQQFLSGLRVRMDKKRLPTVELQLVANGVVVDPSSRQEQQFDEMNEFTQELLNKSSRYRDEEWQPGKYKSVELWEKVSDGLRTKVYNELIGRLPEPEKSVPLNVRSRKVIDHEQYQGYEVMLDVMPDIVAGGILLIPSDMKPGEKRPVIVCQHGLEGTPMDTIDPKSKGFRAYKAFSEQLVKLGLIVYAPQNPYRGRDRFRTLQRKSNPMKRSLYSYIIPQHECTLDWLDSLSFVDGNRIGFYGLSYGGKTAVRVPPFVKKYVFSICSGDFNEWVRKNADSAHRYSYVFHGEYEIFEWNMGHVANYAELSYLMAPRPFMVERGHNDGVAPDEWVAAEYAKVRRFYVQMGIGERTEIEYFDGPHTINGKDTFAFILRNLNWSPPKNK; from the coding sequence ATGCGATTCCTGTCCTCCTTATGCCTCGTAAGTTTGTTTATTAGTTTTCCTTCCTTAGTTTCGGCTCAGACTCTGGAGTTTCCTGAAGTCTTACCGGGAACAACAAACTTGAAACTAACTATGCCTCTCGACGAACATATGGTCGCGGGTATTGATCGTTATGCTCTAAAAGCATTGGCCATGTCTCCGGAACTACGCCCACAAAAATGGAACTATGATTTTGGCAGCCATGCTGCTTATATTGAAAGTATCAAGGAGAATCGAAAGCGATTCAAAACAATTATTGGTGTCGTTGATCCTCGTGTTGCCGGCCCCGGTTTTGAGTTATTGACGACCACAGAGAACCAGTCTGTCATTGCAGAATGTCCTCAATTTAAAGTCCACGTTGTAGAGTGGCAGGTATTAGAGGGCATGACAGCTGCAGGACTATTATTACAACCAACGGGACAGATCAAGGCGCGCGTGGTCGCTTTACCTGATGCAGACTGGACTCCGGAGATGTTTATCGGTTTGAAGCCGGGTGTTCCTGAATCCGCTCAGATTCCTTTGAAACTTGCTGCCTCAGGAGTGCAAGTGTTAATTCCGACTCTCATTAGTCGGGAGTCCGGATTTTCGGGACATCCGAAAGTATTTTTTACGAATCAGCCACATCGTGAATACATCTACCGTATGGCGTTTGAAATGGGGCGTCATATCATTGGCTATGAAGTGCAGAAAGTCATGGCTGCCGTAGACCAGTTTGAACGATTGAACAAAAAAGATCAGCGAATTTTACCGATCGGAGTAGTGGGTGTCGGGGAAGGAGGGTTGTTGGCTTTATTTAGTGGAGCCTCTGACCATCGAATCAATTCCACTTGGGTTGCGGGCTACTTTCAAAGGCGGGAAGATGTCTGGCAGGAACCTATTTATCGTAATGTCTGGAGTCAGTTAACCGAATTTGGCGATGCAGAGATCGCTTCGATGATTGCTCTGCGTACCTGTGTGATTGAAGCATGCTCTGTACCTACAGTCGATGGCCCCCCTCGAGCGAAATCGGGTAGAAGAGCTTCGGCTGCACCTGGTGTGATCAAGGTCGCGGCTCCTGAATCCGTACGTGCTGAATACCAACGCGTAGCTCCGGTATTTGATCAATTAGGTCTCAAGGAGAATCTCTCACTTGTGTTAAATGGTGATGGGACCAATCCTGCGGGTTCAGACAAAGCGCGTCAACAGTTCCTATCTGGCTTAAGAGTCAGAATGGATAAAAAACGTCTACCGACTGTCGAATTACAATTGGTTGCCAATGGAGTCGTGGTTGATCCCAGTTCACGACAAGAGCAACAGTTTGATGAAATGAATGAGTTTACCCAGGAGTTACTGAATAAGTCATCTCGCTATCGTGATGAAGAATGGCAGCCTGGCAAATATAAATCGGTTGAACTTTGGGAAAAAGTATCTGATGGTCTGCGAACGAAAGTTTATAACGAATTGATTGGCCGACTTCCCGAACCTGAGAAATCAGTTCCCTTAAATGTCCGGTCACGAAAGGTGATTGATCACGAACAATATCAGGGATACGAAGTCATGCTGGATGTAATGCCGGACATTGTAGCCGGTGGAATTTTATTGATCCCTTCCGACATGAAACCGGGAGAAAAACGTCCGGTGATTGTCTGCCAGCATGGTTTAGAAGGCACACCCATGGATACGATTGACCCAAAATCTAAAGGATTTCGTGCTTACAAAGCATTTAGTGAGCAGTTGGTGAAGCTGGGTTTAATCGTCTATGCACCGCAGAATCCGTACCGTGGCCGAGACCGCTTCCGTACTTTGCAGCGTAAATCGAACCCGATGAAGCGGTCACTTTACAGCTACATCATCCCACAGCATGAGTGTACCTTGGATTGGCTCGATTCACTTTCTTTTGTAGATGGAAATCGTATTGGTTTTTATGGGCTTTCCTACGGAGGTAAGACGGCGGTGCGCGTCCCTCCTTTTGTGAAAAAATATGTCTTTTCAATTTGCTCTGGTGACTTCAACGAATGGGTGCGAAAAAATGCGGACAGTGCCCATCGTTATAGTTATGTGTTTCACGGTGAGTATGAAATTTTCGAATGGAATATGGGGCATGTTGCCAATTATGCAGAGTTATCTTATTTAATGGCACCACGTCCTTTCATGGTTGAACGGGGCCATAATGATGGTGTGGCCCCCGACGAATGGGTCGCTGCAGAATACGCAAAAGTACGACGGTTTTACGTACAAATGGGGATTGGGGAGAGAACTGAAATTGAATATTTCGATGGACCACATACCATTAATGGGAAAGACACATTTGCATTTATTCTTCGAAACTTGAATTGGTCTCCACCAAAAAATAAGTGA
- a CDS encoding anti-sigma factor family protein, with protein MKKESKEQELEKLVAYLDGEVSDQEAIEVEQSLSNDEKTRAHVDGLERTWELLDKLPITKASDEFTNKTLSTIKTVQLEAQANESQDRSGLGLSKQSQQQIWKVAVAGGWMIGLACSIFLGYVVTNQWLPDESEPLLKELSFIENLDTYSEVQSLEFLKDLQQSGTFDETAQQQK; from the coding sequence ATGAAAAAAGAGAGCAAAGAACAAGAACTCGAAAAGCTGGTTGCTTATCTCGATGGAGAGGTGAGTGATCAGGAAGCGATCGAGGTCGAGCAATCTCTCTCAAATGATGAAAAGACACGCGCTCATGTGGATGGTCTGGAGCGCACCTGGGAATTGTTAGACAAACTGCCGATTACCAAAGCATCTGATGAATTTACGAACAAAACTCTTTCGACGATCAAAACTGTTCAGTTGGAAGCACAAGCAAATGAATCACAAGATCGATCAGGTCTGGGATTGAGTAAGCAATCGCAACAGCAGATTTGGAAAGTGGCTGTCGCGGGTGGCTGGATGATCGGTCTGGCATGTTCCATATTCCTTGGATATGTTGTTACAAACCAGTGGCTGCCTGACGAGTCAGAGCCTCTACTCAAGGAATTGTCATTTATTGAAAACCTTGATACCTACTCTGAAGTGCAAAGCCTGGAATTTCTGAAAGATTTGCAGCAATCGGGAACATTTGATGAAACCGCGCAGCAGCAAAAATAA
- a CDS encoding RNA polymerase sigma factor, with translation MVTTQIFNSPYLRDPDVQLMLRAKEGDEGAFTELVASYQDRIVGIFCHLLGNQEAAEDLAQEVFLRIYRSRANYQAKAKFSTWLFRIANNLASNSRRNKGRRKEVNLNPQDSGPLGIRPEEQLLVEKSGLMPTRQIGLKETQAIVREALGTLNERQQMAVLLHKFEGMSYADIGAAMKLSEAAVKSLLSRARENLRVQLEKHICS, from the coding sequence GTGGTTACAACTCAAATCTTCAATTCGCCTTATTTGCGAGATCCTGACGTGCAATTGATGTTGCGCGCGAAGGAAGGCGATGAAGGTGCGTTCACTGAATTGGTTGCCAGCTACCAGGATCGAATCGTGGGGATTTTTTGTCATTTACTGGGAAATCAGGAAGCGGCAGAAGATTTGGCTCAAGAAGTATTTTTACGCATTTATCGCTCACGAGCGAATTATCAGGCCAAGGCAAAATTTTCAACATGGTTATTTCGGATTGCCAATAATCTGGCCAGTAACTCACGTAGAAATAAAGGACGACGCAAAGAGGTCAACTTGAATCCACAAGACTCCGGTCCACTTGGTATCAGACCTGAAGAGCAGTTACTGGTGGAAAAGTCAGGATTGATGCCGACTCGACAGATCGGTTTGAAGGAAACACAAGCCATTGTACGTGAGGCATTAGGAACATTGAATGAACGCCAGCAAATGGCAGTGTTATTACACAAGTTTGAAGGAATGAGTTATGCCGATATTGGAGCAGCTATGAAGCTATCCGAAGCGGCTGTGAAATCATTGTTATCCCGTGCCCGAGAAAATTTACGCGTTCAACTCGAAAAGCATATTTGTAGTTAA
- the eboE gene encoding metabolite traffic protein EboE: MTLSSLPLSYCTNVHPGLTVAEILQKLDEFTVPIQEQYAAPLAAGLWLAEPVIQEILATDTGHIHFAEEVRKRNLICYTLNAFPYGNFHNDRVKENVYLPDWSQPERLEYTKGCARVLSALLPDGAEGSISTVPLGFKQFEHAADFGDTCIEQLIVLAIYLKHLKEETGKTIRLAIEPEPFCVIEFTHELIVFFERLYQRAAAKQLLGIVKEFLGACYDICHQAVEFEDIPGSIRQITHAEIRINKIHISNAIELVNPWENEDGRTQLAEYAEPRYLHQTIGNLASGDLYRIVDLTKKFLLAPDPRIKETEKLRVHFHVPIDAQTLGPLGTTYQELKHALATVKELDYAPHLEVETYTWEVLPGNQKLGLVDGLTRELQAARSLLDTL, translated from the coding sequence ATGACGCTAAGTTCTCTGCCATTGAGTTATTGCACCAACGTGCATCCAGGATTAACTGTTGCGGAGATTTTGCAAAAGCTCGATGAATTTACGGTTCCCATTCAAGAACAGTATGCAGCGCCACTTGCTGCCGGACTCTGGCTGGCTGAACCGGTGATCCAGGAGATTCTGGCAACTGATACAGGACACATCCATTTTGCCGAAGAGGTTCGGAAAAGAAATCTAATCTGTTACACACTGAATGCATTTCCCTATGGAAATTTTCACAATGATCGCGTTAAAGAAAATGTTTATTTACCCGACTGGTCTCAGCCAGAGCGGCTCGAATATACGAAAGGCTGTGCCCGAGTACTCTCCGCATTACTACCCGATGGAGCAGAAGGTAGTATCTCCACAGTCCCTTTAGGATTCAAACAGTTTGAGCATGCCGCTGATTTTGGTGACACATGCATCGAACAATTAATCGTACTGGCAATCTATCTGAAACATCTGAAAGAAGAAACAGGTAAAACGATTCGGTTGGCAATTGAACCAGAGCCATTTTGTGTTATCGAATTTACACACGAGTTGATTGTCTTCTTCGAACGGCTTTATCAACGGGCTGCGGCGAAACAATTGCTTGGAATAGTAAAGGAATTTCTGGGAGCCTGTTACGACATTTGTCATCAGGCTGTTGAGTTTGAAGATATACCCGGTTCGATTCGGCAAATCACACACGCTGAAATTCGGATCAATAAAATTCATATTTCGAATGCCATCGAACTTGTGAATCCGTGGGAGAATGAGGATGGTCGCACTCAGCTTGCAGAATACGCAGAACCCCGGTATCTACATCAGACAATCGGAAATTTAGCATCGGGTGATCTTTATCGGATCGTGGACCTCACAAAGAAGTTTTTACTGGCACCAGATCCACGTATTAAGGAAACGGAAAAGCTCCGGGTTCATTTTCATGTGCCCATTGACGCCCAAACACTCGGGCCATTAGGAACCACCTACCAGGAATTGAAGCACGCTTTAGCAACTGTGAAAGAGCTCGACTACGCACCACATCTGGAAGTTGAAACATACACTTGGGAAGTCTTACCTGGCAATCAGAAGCTGGGTCTGGTCGACGGATTGACGCGTGAACTTCAAGCTGCCCGTAGTCTATTAGATACACTTTAA
- a CDS encoding XdhC family protein, protein MRDLLVELGKAVQQKKSVCYTCLVETRGSTPQKPGAAMLIFRDGSQIGTLGGGCVEAEVKRRALRLIDAATPEIMTFQLDSDYGWDDGLICGGRMKVLVDPINTEEDLCYFQSMAQLLASDQGCTEAIVINPESAEGGSETDRFLIDANSTIIAQRGQQEPPSQLLMGLKPIQNRPRPYLKAGIAYLTFHQTCELVIVGCGHIGQKVAELASDVGFEIIAADDRQEYCNVERFPTAKHLIVGNFDTALSDLSITRDTFIIIVTRGHNHDEEALGHLAESPARYIGMIGSKRKVKLIFEDLLRTGTPREALAKVHAPLGFDIGSQTVPEIALSIVAELVAYRNLDTIPTGYQRSSLVEEIKAVN, encoded by the coding sequence ATGCGTGATTTGTTAGTCGAATTGGGAAAAGCAGTCCAACAAAAGAAATCCGTTTGCTATACCTGTCTGGTTGAAACCCGCGGATCCACTCCACAAAAACCGGGAGCCGCCATGCTCATCTTTCGAGATGGCTCTCAAATCGGAACTCTCGGGGGCGGTTGCGTGGAAGCGGAAGTGAAACGCCGCGCATTAAGACTGATCGATGCTGCTACACCTGAAATTATGACATTTCAACTCGACAGTGATTATGGTTGGGATGACGGACTGATTTGTGGAGGACGGATGAAAGTTCTCGTCGATCCAATCAATACTGAAGAAGATTTATGTTACTTCCAATCCATGGCTCAACTGTTGGCAAGTGATCAGGGTTGCACCGAAGCAATTGTGATTAACCCTGAATCAGCAGAAGGCGGAAGTGAAACAGATCGCTTTCTGATAGATGCGAACTCAACAATTATTGCCCAACGTGGTCAGCAAGAACCGCCGTCTCAATTACTAATGGGTTTGAAGCCGATCCAGAATCGACCTCGCCCCTATCTTAAAGCGGGTATTGCATATCTCACCTTTCATCAGACATGTGAGCTTGTGATCGTTGGCTGTGGTCATATTGGCCAGAAAGTGGCAGAGTTGGCCAGCGATGTCGGATTCGAAATTATTGCCGCCGATGATCGTCAGGAATATTGTAATGTCGAACGATTCCCCACAGCAAAACATTTAATTGTTGGCAACTTTGATACGGCTCTTTCAGATCTTTCCATCACCAGGGATACGTTTATCATCATCGTCACCCGTGGTCATAATCATGACGAAGAAGCCTTGGGACATTTGGCAGAGTCACCAGCGCGTTACATCGGTATGATAGGCAGCAAACGAAAAGTGAAACTGATCTTTGAAGACTTGCTACGAACCGGCACACCCCGTGAGGCACTTGCGAAAGTTCATGCTCCACTTGGTTTTGACATTGGCTCTCAGACTGTTCCGGAAATTGCGCTAAGTATTGTCGCGGAACTAGTCGCCTATCGAAATCTGGATACCATTCCAACAGGCTATCAACGATCTAGCCTGGTAGAAGAAATTAAGGCTGTAAACTGA
- a CDS encoding co-chaperone GroES gives MSNWVEPLGMRILIRKDESRHTTRGGIVLPDKAEIPNITGRVVEISVQIERDDDFPIKKYDKVLFNPSDAIPVDFEPDNVLFVVPIEDVVAVFRRGESKIDEIRSAEEMDADDPEEWDD, from the coding sequence GTGTCAAACTGGGTTGAACCTCTGGGAATGAGGATTCTCATTCGTAAAGATGAGAGTCGACATACTACGCGCGGGGGTATTGTACTTCCCGATAAGGCAGAAATTCCGAATATTACCGGTCGTGTTGTTGAAATCAGCGTGCAGATCGAGCGGGATGATGACTTTCCAATTAAGAAGTACGATAAAGTGCTTTTCAACCCGAGTGATGCGATTCCCGTGGATTTCGAACCGGACAATGTTTTATTCGTTGTACCTATCGAAGATGTCGTTGCTGTATTCCGCCGTGGTGAATCGAAGATCGATGAAATCCGGTCAGCTGAAGAGATGGACGCAGATGATCCAGAAGAATGGGACGACTAA